The genomic interval aataagacaggagaaatactccagatataacagactgaccctagcccaccgacacataaactactgcagcataaatactggaggctgagacaagaggggtcgggagacactgtggacacTGTGGTTGTGGGGTAGGATGTGTAGATAAATGTGAAAAACAACTATATGCATTTTAATTCCAGGctataatgcaacaaaatattaACATTTTGACAGGGGTGCAGACTGTCTATAGATAGGCACTGTATCCATATAGGCTTACAATTGTCTTATGCCGCGTTCGTATTCTGGTCGGCACTAACAAACTCGGAAATGTCCGAATTGATGATTCGTTGAACGCGAAACGTTTATAATTACTATCAGCATGttggaaatgtcagagtttcCTAGTACCGAATAGAACATGAACGTGGCAATATTAAAGGCATACATCCATCCCACATACTGCTTTATGTTTCATGTCAAACAAGGTAAATAACTTTAAATGGTTATTACGAAATCGCATTTAAAGCATAGTTTCTATTGGACTAAAATTGCCTCTTTACATCTCGGCCGATGCAAGACGAATATTCCATCGAagataactgacttgcctagttaaataaaggttacattaaaaaatAGTTTTCTTTCACAGTGGCGCGTTCCTCTGCCCAGGTGTTGCTGGCGCCTGTCAGATCTTACAATATTACTCCACCGGGGGTGCTGAGCGCACATTTGGGTGTTACTGCGTGTGACGTTATTGTCAGCTGGTCAATGTTTACATCCATAATAGTGGTGAAATCTATTGAATGTGTATGGGGGGAAACGAGAAGGTAACAACATATACGATTTCACCATAATTTTGAGAAGTACAGTTGACACTATAAAGCAGCGTCGATTAAACGTCACTTCCATAAGGTAAAGACAGCTGCTTCGTATTTCTGTTAGCTCCAACCAGACCATAATTTTTCTTCTCTGCATAGCAGCTCTTCATAGACGACATCAACAGAGACAAAGGTGATACTTTTTTTAATGTAGCTCACATTGCGGCTGCAGTTTGTGCACGTCTTGGTTGGTTGTTGATAACAAAGCCTTATCAAACTATTTCAAATAAGGCATAACAAAACACTATGACGAATGCGTATGAAATGATGACCTAAATGTTGGTTGCAGTAGTTTTGGTGGCAATGAGAATATTTATGTAATACAGACTCTTTTGTTATTCAGTGGCGCAGCTGTATTTTGTGTGTCCGTTGATTGGTGCGAAATATGCCTCTCTACCACCGTCACTAGGATTCTCGTGTACTGTGGCAGTGCCACCGCCCGGCTACTGGTGAAAACACAGGGAAAGGGGTTATTTGACTTGTTTATGATATAAGAACTTAATGAAAGACTTGAAAAAAGTGgttataaaacaggcctgtatTTTGCACACACCTTCAAGACCCTAAAATACTAATTATTTTCTCCAGCTACTGCTTGGCTCTGTTAAATGGAGATggaaaataacatttattttttataatgtcCCAAGTCAGTGGTTAATCCAAATATAGCAATAAAAAAGTTATTATCTGGAGCCTGAGGTCAGCATTTCGGAAAGTACAGAAGCTGGTACGGATCATTGGGGAGACGAGGGGGATGATGAATCAATTGATCAATATTTGACACCTTTTGTCTGACTCAATCCTAGTTAAACCAACCTGATCTCCCAAGCTTACATTCcgtttaatctctctctctctctctctctctctctgagaccgtGAAGATGGGAGGAGCAGTGAGTGCTGGGGAGGACAATGACGAGTTGATTGACAACCTGAAGCAGGCCCAGTACATCCGTTCGGACCTAGTGGAGCAGGCCTTCAGGGCAATCGACCGGGCCGACTACTATCTGGAAGAGTTCCGGGACAGCGCCTACAAGGACCTGGCCTGGAGGCACGGCAACATCCACCTCTCAGCCCCCTGCATCTACTCAGAGGTGATGGAGGCCCTGGACCTCCAGCCTGGCCTGTCCTTCCTCAACCTGGGCAGTGGCACGGGCTACCTCAGCACCATGGTGGGACTCATACTGGGTGAGTCAGGACAACACAAACCTCACCTGGCCAGGTGAAATATAGGCTGTGTGAAAAAGGATAGACTTGCTCCAGATTCACTAGATATTCTCAAAACTTTGGTGACTTAAATTAGAAAAGTGCTTTGCAATGGAGCAAGAGAGGCTGAGAACAATTCTTGCCATTGAGACTCTCAGCCACTTGTGGTCTCCACTGCTATACACAAGCCTGTGGATGTGCCCTGTTAAGGGAAAGAAAATGGAGAAGTGTAAATTATTGATGGACTCTCCTTGTTGATGGACTGACTCTTTCCTTGTTTCTCATCCTTACTGTAGGTCCATTTGGAGTGAACCATGGTGTGGAGCTGCACCAAGATGTCATTGAGTATGCATACCAGAAACTGGAGTTCTTCATCAAGACCAGCGACAGCTTCGACAGGTAGGAGGGTTTCATgatgagagagctggagagaaggtggtagagagagaaaggaggtcaACAGAGCAGAAGCTCCTATAACTCTGGTATAATGCCATCATGCGCAACCAGTTAAATGTAATTACTCTGTAACAAGCTAGTAAGATAACAGTTATTGTGAGTAGGCTACTAACCACACAGAGTCTCACCACACAAATTCTGTGTCTTCGGTGTACAGGGCACATTTATTCTGGGTTAGGTGTCGTTGATAAGATTGTCGAGAAAACTGTTTCGGGAGTGCTAAAGTTATCCAAGAAACATCAGACTGGAATGGGGGAAacgtgtgtttctgtctgtgtgtgtgtaggtttgaGTTCTGCGAGCCCTGTTTCGTGATAGGGAACTGTCTGGAGATAGCCCCAGAGAGTGGTCAGTATGACCGGGTGTATTGTGGAGCTGGGGTGCAGCGGGAGCATGAAGACTACATGAAGAACCTGCTCAAAGTAGGAGGAATCCTAGTGCtgccattggaggagaaggtcagcaTGTGTGCACACCCACAAACTATACCCACaaactatacagtgcattcggaaagtattcagaccccttgatttttttcccACAGTTTGTTACGTTATCGCCTTgttcttaaatggattaaatacccccccaatctacacacaataccccataatgacaaagcaaaaacgtttttttcccttctttttttccaatgtatataaaacaacacatgtacataagtattcagaccctttgtgtgtgtgtgtgtgtgtgtgtgtgtgggggggcataaTATACTGTAAAaccaccaggaaatcagctccaagtgattttaagaaaataaatatGTTCCCAAATATTCCCAAaaataatagagagacacgtgatcatatacaaatgtaagcaaggtttgaaatgattatgtctTTGTCAAACATGATCTGTgtgggcttcttgtggtcaatttgcagtctacaaattatttgtaattatgttcccgACCATCCCCTCAAGAAAGAAAtcgtcccgcggctgaatctagttgatgatccctgaacTAGAATAAACTCATCTCTTCACCCAGTGCTATTTTTAGAACTTGAATCTATTCTGGTGTCTTGTGGTTTCATCTCCCCTGTCCCTTGCATTCTCTGTTGTAGAGTTTGTGTTGTCTCATCTTTCTTGGTCCTGCTCCTAGAAGTGGTTTTTATACCATTGATACATTTTGACACTTGTTTCCTTTGTGTGTAGCTAATGCTCTGTGCTTCATTTACGACTTGGGTTTAGAGAAAGgttccatataaatgcacctttTTCCCCTTCTAattatagtgcattcagaaagtattcagatcccttgactttttccacattgttacattttagccttattctaaaatagatcaaATTGTTTCCCCCTTctctatctacacacaacaccccttattggcaaagcaaaaacaggttgttagaaatgtttacaaatttataaaaaattaactgaaatatcagatttacgtaagtcttcagaccctttactcagtactgtgttgaagcacctttggcagtgattacagccttgagtcttcttgggtatgactctacaagcttggcacacctgtaattggggagtttctcccattcttctctgcagatcctctcaagctctgtcaggttgcatggggagtgtcgctacagagctattttcaggactctccagagatgtttgatcaggttcaagtccgggctctggctgggccactcaaggacattcagagacttatcacgaagccactcctgcgttgtcttggctgtgtgcttagggtcattgtcctgttggaaggtgaacctttgccacagttggaggtcctgagtgctctggagcatgttttcatcaagggtctctctgtactttgctccattcatctttccctcaatcctgattagtcttccagtccctgccgctgaaaacatccccacagtatgatgctgccaccaccatgcttcattgtggggatggtgccaggtttcctccagacatgacacttggcattgaggccaaagagttcaatcatggtttcattagaccagggAATGttgattctcatggtctgagagtcctttaggtgccgtttggcaaactctaagcgggccgtcatgtgcctttttactgaggagtggcttccatctggctactctaccataaaggcctgattagtggagtgctgcagggatggttgtcatctggaaggttctcccatctcctccactaaggaactctggaggtctgccaaagtgaccatcgggttcttggtcacctccctgaccaaggtccctctcccccgattgcgcagctctaggaagagtcatagtggttctaaacttcttccatttaataacaATTGAGACCACTGTATTTTTGGGGACCTtctatgctgcagaaatgttttggtacccttccccagatctgtgcctcgacacattccAGTCTGAGCTCTGCGGAAaattccttcaaactcatggcttggttttactctgacatgcactgtcaactgtggaacctttttatatagacaggtgtgtgcctttccaaataattttcaattaataaaatttaccacaggtggactcaaatcaagttgtagaaacatctcaaggacaatcaatggaaacagggtgcacctgagttcaatttcgagtctcctagcaaagggtctaaaaacgtatttaaatgtatgtatgtatgtagttaggtaggtactgtaggtccttgagctgttcttgtctattgatgttctgtattgtcattctgtattatgttttgtggggactccaggaagagtagctgctgcttttgcaaaagctaatggggatcctaataaaataccaaataaggtgtttgtttatttttgagaaattaagcaaacatttctaagaaactgttttgttttgtcattatgggctattgtgtgtaaattgagacatttttatttatttaatccattttagaataaggccgtaacaacatttggaaaagggaggggttctgaatactttcccgaatgcactgtagatgtatTTATTAACCCTGCTTAATACAAACACATTTCAAGTACACATAAACACATCATTGTCCTTCCTCTCCTTAGTTGACCAAGATTACTCGAACAGGCTACAACAGCTGGGAGACCAAAAAGATCATTGCTGTGTCATTTGCCCCACTGGTGTTGCccaaacacagagacaacagtAAATCGAAAGCAGTGCCTTTACGTAAGTACTGTACGAGCATATCTGTCATATAATTGTCTTTGTAGCAGAGGTAGTTTTCAAAGTGAGCCTTTTGTGTGATGAGTAGCCATGTTGGAGTTCTGTACCCCTATTCGCAAAGCGTCTGAGTAGTGGTGTGCTCATCTAggataaaacattttattttagatTATAAAGAATACAACAGGGGGACCTGATAGGGGAGGGagaagcaaggcacttaaccctaattgctccagggtcgccgTTGATAATGGGTGACCccatgaccccactctccgagggtgtctcggGGGAGTTAGGATTTGCAAAAAATAAGAAATATAGGCACTCTctaaattattattattctagctcagcactcctactctgagaggctttgtgaatacaggccttGCAGACTCAAGAGACTGGGGAAGGAGGCAGGAGGTGAAAGCAGCTGAACACTGTTGTCTCAAATGCATGTTGGAATAGTTAGAAAATGAGATTGCAGAACTTCCATCACTTACTATGTGGGGAGGGTGAAATGGTTTCATCGTGTGGTGTTTGTGCCTCCCCAGCGACCATGTTTGAGGTGCGGACTCTGCAGGACTTGGCTCGCATTTCTATCCGCCTGACGTTGAAGAAGACAGTGGCGGGGCCAGGGCCGTTGCCCAGGAGGAGGCTGGCCCACAGCGGGGAGCGGTTCCGACGGAGGCGGGCCCAACACCGTGGCTCCACCCTACTCTCCAACCGCTACGTATTCATGAGCCGCCTCATCCCCGGGCCgatggacaacaacaacaaccgctCTGGAACCGACACCGAAGAAGAGCAGGAGGACGAGGAAGTGGAAGAGGGGAACTGCAGGGTTCTAGGAGatcctgaggaagaggaggagaggagggagggcggtGCCCTTCTACATGAGGCTCCAGTGAACCTGCTAAGAGAGAGGATCTTGGGTCTGCCGCTCCCTGAGCCTCTGAAGATGTACCTGCttcactacagagagaagtagggaGGGACAGGAGACGTGAAGCTGTGCGCCCATTCTTTAACTTGTTCCCATCCCTATGTCCTTATTGACTCCCCTTTCTGGATTCAGAAGTAATGGATGTGTAAGAAATAGGCTGATAACTCCAGTGGAATGGCTAAAATGAGTTCCTACTATTTTTTATACAGCCTATCTAATAAGTTGCAAGTCAACAACTGGTGAATTTGAAATCAACCCCTAAAAACTTCATGTTGAAGTGAATATCTAGAATAATTGGATAAGTAGAAGCAATATGGTAATGGaaccatctccccctcccctgacAGCCCAGGTAAGCCTATCCAGAGGTGCCTAGGAGGTAACAGTTGAGTTGGAAAAACAAGGATGGCGAGTTAGGGATTGGGAGCTTACTTAGTCAGCCCCAGGGACGTCACCACCACCAGCCTCATAGGACTATCCCAACAACTCCTCTGAACACTCAATTCTCATAATCTCACTCAATTCCCTACCTGTGAACTCCATCTACCCATCTTTTGGGGTATCTTCGGTCTTGTGCCTAACCGGGGCACCCAGTCTCCAAGTCCTTCTTTATTCCCTTTGAATTTTGTAATTGTGATTGTTTGGAAAATTATACTTTTGACTGACCGAACAATTCAGTGGAGCTTTTGAGATGGACTTACAAGTACTAAAAGCCCCAAATGTTGTGAAAATATTTTCTCATTCTGTGTTCATATCTTACTGCATTGAATATACTTGGTGAAAGCAGGGGATTTGTTGAAGAGGCCATTTCTGTTCGGGCTCCAGGCATTAAAGTATAGTAACACATTTTTGCATACAGTAGGTATAGAAATGAAAGGACCACATTGTCAAACAATATTACCCAAATTCACTCGTTTTGtgaattctttcatcacatcttTTCAAATAATGGGAGACTGTAGAACACCCTTGGATTAGGGGTAAAAAGTGAATGAGTGTGGAATAGCAATTTACCATTGGGTTCTTAATGCAGAACTGTAGTCAAAGTAGTGAAGAATGTATGTATCCACCTGTGAAGGAATTTAAGTACTAATTGGTCTACATTGGAACTTCAGTGTAATGCTCTTTGATGGTGTTTATCGGTTGTTTATAAAATGTTTTGTCTGATGTTCTCAGTGCCAAACTTCTCCAGCACTGGCCGGCTCCAAATGTTTGTAGTTCCGTTCTACAATGTGTCAAGTTGTTCAGCGGAAGTAAAAATTTGTATTTAGAATAAATATCTACGTGTGACAAGATGTTTGGAAAAGAATTGTAGCGTGACTatcattaaaataaattaaactaTACTGCAAGCAAATTAAAAAGTTGTATTGCTTAAGACCAGACTGCTCGATTAGTTTTGAATATTGTGCTTAGCTGCAGAGTAGTCTTCACTTTGTGTGGGAAAAATTAAAAGAAAGCaattagaaaaaaaaaatgtaatttatgCTTGCtttaatgatttaaaaaaatatttatttgcaAGAAAGACTAGAACAAATTCCCCAGAgaggaaaacaaaaacaataacaaaacagcCACCATTTTCACACTGAACTGATGACAGGTGTCAAGATGAGGTAAATGTTTTTTGGAGAAAAGAAAAAAGGCACAATTTACAAATCAACCGTGCCAAGTAAATTCACATTAATAAttataatacaaaataataatcATAAAGGCATTAGAAAAAATAAGCAACAAAAAATACAGACCGATTGTATAATACAAGGCATCACCCTGCCTGTGTTCCACCCTCTTCCGAGGGTGGAACTTGTCAAAGCCTTAAGTCCCACACCCTTGTTTCTCTCAAGTCCTGGGTGTGTTAGGTTAGTTAACAGTTTATACATGGAGCAGGTATGCTGAAGGTGGCACACCAAACCACCAACACTGTAGCAACGTCAGAGAAAGCGCCTATCTGACCACCAAGCAGGATACACACAGTTTGGAGGGGCCGATGCAGTCGTCGTGGCAGAAGGCCCCGCAGCCCTGGCACATGATCATGGCCTTGAGGCGGCAGGAGCACTTGAGGGCCACCTCCTCAGCGGCGCTGTCTGCAAACGCCTGGATGCTGAGCGTGGCGCTCTGGCTGGCACTGTGGCGCTGACGCAGCTGTAGGACACCATCGGCGATGCTCCTCGAGAAGCCGCTGCCGTCTACCACAGACACGTTGGCAGTGTAGCTGAAGCCGGGGGCCGACACACCGCTGCCCCCGCCCTGCTTGGGCAGCTTACCGTAGAgctggaaagggagggaggagatcgaagatgaagagggggaggtggaAGAGTATTGAGCTTTGCTTTGCGCCTCCTTAGCCATGCGGGCTAAAGACATCTCCATGTTCAGCAGTCCCTCCATAGCCCCACCTCCTCCAGTCAGGTAACCGTCCATAGAGTTCACTGCCTCCTTTTTGGTGACCACCACACCTGGCCCACTACCTACCATGGGGCCAGAGGGGGAGGTTTTGGCAAGAGCTTGACAAGAGGGCCGGGAGGAAACCTCGCTCTTCACATTGAGTGCAGGCGAGAGCTGCTGTTGGTGCGGGGGGTGGGGTTTGGAAGGGTGCCAGTTTATCTTGACAGTGGGGACCACCTCAGAGGGGCAGAGGTCGGGGGTGGCCCGGGTCTGAGCAATGTTGTTGTGGTGCCTCTCTGGAGACTCTCTGATAACGGCAGACTCTTGGGAGTTCCGTCTcgaggaagaggatgaagagagggatgtgatgaCGGGCACGGCCCCGAGGGGCACAGAGCCACCTGGCTGCTGGGACAGGTACTGCTGCATGGCTGTGGCCCGAGAGGAGGCCTCCTCCAGCAGGCAGGCCATGCGGGAGGGCACTGTGCCCAGGGGAGAGGACCCGAAGCTCCGGCTTGCTCCAGGGGAGCCTCCTCGGCCAACAGGGGACTTCTGCTGGTTCTGAGAGGACAACTCAGGGACCAGGGACTCCCCCGTATGGGCCTCTGTGGGGCCCCTGAAGCGAAGGCCCGGAGACCTGGTCTGTTGCTGCCAGTTGAGCTGGGACTGGGGGGCTGGCTGGGGCCCCCCTGGCAGGCGGTTAATCTCTAGCTTGCTGGACGAGTGCGTCTGCGGCAGGACTTTCTCCATCGGGAGGCTGCCTTGAAGCAGCTGGGTGACCAGAGGATTGTTGGCCTCCACTGTGGACACAGGCCGGGCCGAACTAGGGAGCCTCTTGGAGCCAGCGGTGGGGTGCATGGGAGAAGGCTTCAGCCCCAGCCTACAGTTCTCCTCAGCCGAGCCCCGGCTGGACGCTTTGTAGTCATCCATTGGGTCCGTTTTGTGCCCCCTCTGGGTTTGAGAGTGTGGCGCAGCAAGAGTCTGTTGGTCTGGGTGGGGAGTGCATTCAGGCTGTGGCTGCTTTTGGCCTGGCTGTATGAGACTCTGGCTGGGCAGGCCGTTGGGGAAGCAGGGCTGGATGACCGTTTGGCTGTGGCCATGATGGTTGGACACGTGAGTCTGGATGACCGGCTGCTGGATCTGCTGTAGAGGGGGGCTGCAGATCACAGGCTGGCCGTGGGCCTGCTGAGACAACCTTTGGAGGTGCTGGATGTTGCCGTTGCGCTGAGCAGGCAGGCGGTGGCTCCACATGCTCAGGTGGGGCTCTTCCTCCTGGCTCTCATTCTCGCAGTCGGAGGCGGTCTCCGTGGAATCGCTGTGATGCCCTGCTTCGTCCTCTCTGACTGAAGGTGGGAGACGAGGGACGGAGGctgtatctctccccctctccgagGGCTGCGAATGCTTTTCGCTCTGGCTGTGGCCCTCTGTGGCTGGGGTGGGGGGGTTCTCTTGTGGCCCCACGTGGTGGGAACCATGTTGGAtgacaccccctcctcccccagccaGGGACCTGATCACATCCACTCCCTGGGCCCCGAACCTGGGCAGAGAATCTGGGATGGAGGTGGGCGCCAGGGGACCATTTTTGGTCATTGACCTGTCACAGTCATCCCCCTCGCCCCGCCCTCTGAGGTGGCTGGACACCGACTCAGGCTCCAGCAGCGCTGCCTTGTCCGAGAGTCCGTTGGAGGTGCCTTTGATTGGTGGAGGTGTTGTCCCCTCTTCCCCACTCAGCTCCCCTTGTCGCTCCTCCTGGGTGGTTGGGGATGGAGTGGGGGTCTGCGGGGGCTCGGAGAAGGACAGGGAGGGGTTGGAAGAGGTGGACAGGGAGGGGGATGAGGCAGctgtgttgggggtgggggtagagggCTCTAATTTGGACTGCTGTAGTTGTGTTCCAGGCGGATGAGAGCCCGCAGGCGATCCCTgctcctcctcgtctcctgctCCTCCGGGCTCGACGGGTCCTGGGTGCTCTCGCGTTCGTCTTCCACTGCTGCGATCCTGTAGCCCAGCACCAGCCCTGCCCCCGCCCGGCCCTGGTCCGTCCCCAGTGGCTGCAACAGCAGCAGCGGCCTCGCGCTGGGCCCGGGCCTGCTGGGCACGGGCTTTGATGTCCGCCAGGGTGCGCGCCCCCGTCCCTGAGCGCCGCGAGCCCTCGCCGGGGGGCACGATGCGGGGACAGATCTGGTAGGTTGGCGGCCCTTTGACCCAGGGCGGTTTGATTCGGGAGAGTTGAATCTGGAGGGACACAGACAAGGAGAGCATATCAAACATGGATTTTACAAAGGCCATATAACAGACATTCGCATCCATTGCTTTGCTAAGAATCCCACACCGAAACCCAGTCAATCATCACTAATGATTTACCATCTTCAGAGAAGGAAGTTGGTTTTTGGCAACGTGGTTTGACATTTTTGGTGGAGACAATTCACAATAATCAAACTTACTTTACAGATTGTGGATTCCAGGTTGTCAGAAATTGAGTGCCTGCTACTGCACCACTACAGCCACAATAAAGGGTTACAATTACAAATGGTGACCTCATACCCGGATAGGTGGGACCTTGGGCTCCTCTGCTGTCGGCTGCGGCTTTTCCGTGTGAACCCCGTCGATTGTGGTACGAAAGGACTGACGATCTTCCATTCGCGGCCTCTTTTCGGGGAAGCTGCAGAAGGCCTGGGGCTCGTCTGGCCTCCTCTTCTGCTCCTTGGCGGCCTGGGCGGAGGTGGCGATGATGGGGGCGGGACTGGCTGCAGGGCTGCTCTCCCGGCTGCTGGTGGTTGTGCCCCCCGTGACTGAGGTGACCATGGAGGCCCCGTCGTCCAGTGGATCAGCGGTGGCAGCGGccgtggaggaagaagaggacgaggagGAAGAATCCAAGCCGGCGGTGAACCCCCCTTGTCTCTCTGAgttggaggagggagatgaggaaggggaggaggacgaggaggaggaggaagaagacgaggaggagggagaggaggttgagGCGACGGCAGGTGCAGGCTCTTCAGGGAGCAGGCGGGCGGTGACTTCAGGCTCATCGGAGGCGCTGATAGAtacagggctggga from Oncorhynchus tshawytscha isolate Ot180627B linkage group LG22, Otsh_v2.0, whole genome shotgun sequence carries:
- the LOC112222063 gene encoding polycomb group protein ASXL1 isoform X4, producing MKDKQKRKKERTWAEAARMVLENFSDAPMTPKQILHVIQTKGLKEMRSGTAPLACLVTMLHSQVRGDRVKNSIFFKLPGRMSLFTLKKNALQWTKSSKEAETAEASTLATANTATAGPTEGAEQESCDSMETVAASGENDASIDESSSSASCSTEPQTRLSRSGVSGQVRSEAQAQTRLSRSRQSSRQRKKAVMMPRVVLTPLKVNGEHVPSGPMKRSRGGVEVDFETPGSILVNTNIRALINMRTFSAFPAHSQQQLLQLLPEVDRQVGPDGLARLSNSALNNEFFTHASQSWKERLAEGEFTHEMQVRFRQEMEKEKKVEAWKEKFFEEYHGQKSGLTREESLKLTMSEAADAATSVLDSKVALVAAGTPKRRNVGRRRRDGRMRRRTRADLRRRAQRTLCKTNSPTLQSSKQLEGTLTLDAASVASVPLPVPEATTVQGGEVVLQADCELEDPAQCASLEPVPCPSPVPVLPPVTMPVPTPTPSPSPVSISASDEPEVTARLLPEEPAPAVASTSSPSSSSSSSSSSSSSPSSSPSSNSERQGGFTAGLDSSSSSSSSSTAAATADPLDDGASMVTSVTGGTTTSSRESSPAASPAPIIATSAQAAKEQKRRPDEPQAFCSFPEKRPRMEDRQSFRTTIDGVHTEKPQPTAEEPKVPPIRIQLSRIKPPWVKGPPTYQICPRIVPPGEGSRRSGTGARTLADIKARAQQARAQREAAAAVAATGDGPGPGGGRAGAGLQDRSSGRRTREHPGPVEPGGAGDEEEQGSPAGSHPPGTQLQQSKLEPSTPTPNTAASSPSLSTSSNPSLSFSEPPQTPTPSPTTQEERQGELSGEEGTTPPPIKGTSNGLSDKAALLEPESVSSHLRGRGEGDDCDRSMTKNGPLAPTSIPDSLPRFGAQGVDVIRSLAGGGGGVIQHGSHHVGPQENPPTPATEGHSQSEKHSQPSERGRDTASVPRLPPSVREDEAGHHSDSTETASDCENESQEEEPHLSMWSHRLPAQRNGNIQHLQRLSQQAHGQPVICSPPLQQIQQPVIQTHVSNHHGHSQTVIQPCFPNGLPSQSLIQPGQKQPQPECTPHPDQQTLAAPHSQTQRGHKTDPMDDYKASSRGSAEENCRLGLKPSPMHPTAGSKRLPSSARPVSTVEANNPLVTQLLQGSLPMEKVLPQTHSSSKLEINRLPGGPQPAPQSQLNWQQQTRSPGLRFRGPTEAHTGESLVPELSSQNQQKSPVGRGGSPGASRSFGSSPLGTVPSRMACLLEEASSRATAMQQYLSQQPGGSVPLGAVPVITSLSSSSSSRRNSQESAVIRESPERHHNNIAQTRATPDLCPSEVVPTVKINWHPSKPHPPHQQQLSPALNVKSEVSSRPSCQALAKTSPSGPMVGSGPGVVVTKKEAVNSMDGYLTGGGGAMEGLLNMEMSLARMAKEAQSKAQYSSTSPSSSSISSLPFQLYGKLPKQGGGSGVSAPGFSYTANVSVVDGSGFSRSIADGVLQLRQRHSASQSATLSIQAFADSAAEEVALKCSCRLKAMIMCQGCGAFCHDDCIGPSKLCVSCLVVR
- the LOC112222063 gene encoding polycomb group protein ASXL1 isoform X3, whose product is MKDKQKRKKERTWAEAARMVLENFSDAPMTPKQILHVIQTKGLKEMRSGTAPLACLVTMLHSQVRGDRVKNSIFFKLPGRMSLFTLKKNALQWTKSSKEAETAEASTLATANTATAGPTEGAEQESCDSMETVAASGENDGVWLCSPHTFISDHFVETSIDESSSSASCSTEPQTRLSRSGVSGQVRSEAQAQTRLSRSRQSSRQRKKAVMMPRVVLTPLKVNGEHVPSGPMKRSRGGVEVDFETPGSILVNTNIRALINMRTFSAFPAHSQQQLLQLLPEVDRQVGPDGLARLSNSALNNEFFTHASQSWKERLAEGEFTHEMQVRFRQEMEKEKKVEAWKEKFFEEYHGQKSGLTREESLKLTMSEAADAATSVLDSKVALVAAGTPKRRNVGRRRRDGRMRRRTRADLRRRAQRTLCKTNSPTLQSSKQLEGTLTLDAASVASVPLPVPEATTVQGGEVVLQADCELEDPAQCASLEPVPCPSPVPVLPPVTMPVPTPTPSPSPVSISASDEPEVTARLLPEEPAPAVASTSSPSSSSSSSSSSSSSPSSSPSSNSERQGGFTAGLDSSSSSSSSSTAAATADPLDDGASMVTSVTGGTTTSSRESSPAASPAPIIATSAQAAKEQKRRPDEPQAFCSFPEKRPRMEDRQSFRTTIDGVHTEKPQPTAEEPKVPPIRIQLSRIKPPWVKGPPTYQICPRIVPPGEGSRRSGTGARTLADIKARAQQARAQREAAAAVAATGDGPGPGGGRAGAGLQDRSSGRRTREHPGPVEPGGAGDEEEQGSPAGSHPPGTQLQQSKLEPSTPTPNTAASSPSLSTSSNPSLSFSEPPQTPTPSPTTQEERQGELSGEEGTTPPPIKGTSNGLSDKAALLEPESVSSHLRGRGEGDDCDRSMTKNGPLAPTSIPDSLPRFGAQGVDVIRSLAGGGGGVIQHGSHHVGPQENPPTPATEGHSQSEKHSQPSERGRDTASVPRLPPSVREDEAGHHSDSTETASDCENESQEEEPHLSMWSHRLPAQRNGNIQHLQRLSQQAHGQPVICSPPLQQIQQPVIQTHVSNHHGHSQTVIQPCFPNGLPSQSLIQPGQKQPQPECTPHPDQQTLAAPHSQTQRGHKTDPMDDYKASSRGSAEENCRLGLKPSPMHPTAGSKRLPSSARPVSTVEANNPLVTQLLQGSLPMEKVLPQTHSSSKLEINRLPGGPQPAPQSQLNWQQQTRSPGLRFRGPTEAHTGESLVPELSSQNQQKSPVGRGGSPGASRSFGSSPLGTVPSRMACLLEEASSRATAMQQYLSQQPGGSVPLGAVPVITSLSSSSSSRRNSQESAVIRESPERHHNNIAQTRATPDLCPSEVVPTVKINWHPSKPHPPHQQQLSPALNVKSEVSSRPSCQALAKTSPSGPMVGSGPGVVVTKKEAVNSMDGYLTGGGGAMEGLLNMEMSLARMAKEAQSKAQYSSTSPSSSSISSLPFQLYGKLPKQGGGSGVSAPGFSYTANVSVVDGSGFSRSIADGVLQLRQRHSASQSATLSIQAFADSAAEEVALKCSCRLKAMIMCQGCGAFCHDDCIGPSKLCVSCLVVR